In Octopus bimaculoides isolate UCB-OBI-ISO-001 chromosome 5, ASM119413v2, whole genome shotgun sequence, a genomic segment contains:
- the LOC106880261 gene encoding sodium/potassium-transporting ATPase subunit alpha isoform X2 — MASSKVKSQQAPRAESYRYAVTPGGQEKKKGKKKGEDLDELKQELDMDEHKVSIEELYQRLGTDPTRGLSPERAKEILLRDGPNCLTPPKTTPEWVKFCKTLFGGFSMLLWIGAILCFIAYGIQAGTYDDPPGDNLYLGIVLTAVVVVTGIFSYYQEAKSSRIMDSFKNMVPQYAVVLRNGEKLNVHAEDLVVGDVVDVKFGDRVPADIRVISAHSFKVDNSSLTGESEPQSRSAEFTNENPLETKNLAFFSTNAVEGTCLGLVIKTGDKTVMGRIANLASGLEVGETPIAKEIAHFIHLITGVAVFLGVTFFVIAFILGYFWLDAVIFLIGIIVANVPEGLLATVTVCLTLTAKRMARKNCLVKNLEAVETLGSTSTICSDKTGTLTQNRMTVAHMWYGGKIVEADTSEDQSNATYNKDNVDWKALSRIAMLCNRAEFKAGQDGVPVLKRECNGDASESALLKCVELSIGGVPEYRRRNKKVVEIPFNSTNKYQVSIHNNEDPNDPCYFLVMKGAPERIMERCTVALVNGKEMTIDESFKNDFNTAYMELGGLGERVLGFCDYTLPTESFPPGFQFDGDEVNFPLTGLRFVGLMSMIDPPRAAVPDAVGKCRSAGIKVIMVTGDHPITAKAIAKGVGIISEGSKTVEDLAAEQGVAVDQVNPRDAKAAVIHGSDLRDMTPAQIDEILRNHSEIVFARTSPQQKLIIVEGCQRQGQIVAVTGDGVNDSPALKKADIGVAMGIAGSDVSKQAADMILLDDNFASIVTGVEEGRLIFDNLKKSIAYTLTSNIPEISPFLFFILLDIPLPLGTITILCIDLGTDMVPAISLAYEQAESDIMKRQPRDPVNDKLVNERLISMAYGQIGMIQASAGFFTYFVIMAENGFWMSRLLGLRKNWDSMGVNDLEDSYGQEWVGTSF; from the exons ATGGCGTCTAGTAAGGTGAAGTCTCAGcag GCTCCTCGGGCTGAGAGCTACCGATATGCTGTCACGCCAGGAGGccaggagaagaagaaggggaagaagaagggtGAGGACCTCGATGAACTTAAACAGGAATTGGATATG gaTGAACATAAAGTATCCATCGAGGAACTCTACCAAAGGTTAGGAACAGACCCAACTCGA GGTCTCAGTCCAGAACGGGCTAAAGAAATTCTCTTGCGTGATGGACCGAATTGCCTTACCCCACCAAAAACTACGCCAGAATGGGTCAAGTTTTGCAAAACACTATTTGGTGGTTTTTCAATGTTGCTGTGGATTGGagctattttatgttttattgccTATGGTATTCAAGCAGGGACTTATGATGATCCACCCGGCGATAAT TTATACCTAGGTATTGTGCTGACTGCTGTAGTAGTTGTCACAGGCATATTTTCCTACTACCAAGAGGCTAAAAGTTCTAGAATTATGGACTCCTTCAAAAACATGGTGCCGCAA TATGCTGTTGTTTTAAGAAATGGAGAAAAGTTAAATGTACATGCTGAGGACCTCGTAGTTGGAGACGTGGTAGATGTGAAATTTGGGGATCGTGTTCCAGCTGATATTCGTGTTATTAGTGCTCACAGTTTTAAG GTAGACAACTCATCACTTACTGGAGAATCTGAACCTCAGTCAAGGTCAGCTGAATTCACTAACGAGAATCCATTAGAAACAAAGAATTTAGCTTTCTTCTCAACCAACGCTGTAGAGg gtacCTGTTTAGGATTGGTTATTAAGACTGGTGACAAAACTGTGATGGGCCGTATTGCTAACTTGGCCTCTGGTTTGGAGGTTGGAGAAACTCCCATTGCTAAAGAAATTGCTCACTTCATTCATTTAATTACTGGTGTGGCTGTGTTTCTTGGTGTGACTTTCTTCGTCATCGCTTTCATTCTCGGATATTTCTGGCTAGATGCCGTCATTTTCTTAATTGGTATCATTGTAGCCAATGTACCAGAAGGCTTGTTAGCAACTGTAACC GTATGCCTCACTTTAACAGCTAAACGTATGGCAAGGAAGAATTGCTTAGTGAAAAACTTGGAAGCTGTTGAAACTCTTGGCTCCACTTCCACCATTTGTTCAGATAAAACCGGAACTCTTACACAAAACCGAATGACTGTAGCTCACATGTGGTATGGTGGTAAAATCGTTGAAGCTGATACCAGTGAAGATCAGTCAA ATGCAACTTACAATAAAGACAATGTTGACTGGAAAGCTCTCTCTAGAATTGCCATGTTATGCAATCGTGCTGAATTTAAAGCTGGTCAAGATGGTGTTCCAGTCTTGAAAAG agAATGCAATGGAGATGCTTCTGAATCGGCCCTTCTCAAATGCGTAGAGTTATCTATTGGTGGTGTCCCTGAGTATCGTAGACGTAACAAGAAAGTCGTAGAAATTCCTTTCAATTCTACAAATAAATATCAG gtatcTATTCATAATAATGAGGACCCCAATGACCCCTGTTATTTCCTGGTGATGAAGGGTGCTCCAGAAAGAATCATGGAACGTTGTACAGTGGCTTTAGTCAATGGAAAAGAAATGACAATTGACGAAAGTTTCAAGAATGATTTCAACACCGCTTATATGGAGCTCGGTGGTCTTGGAGAGCGTGTACTAG GTTTCTGTGATTATACTCTTCCAACGGAATCATTCCCTCCTGGATTCCAGTTTGATGGAGATGAAGTTAATTTTCCTCTTACTGGCCTTCGATTCGTTGGTTTGATGTCTATGATAGATCCACCCAGAGCTGCTGTACCTGATGCTGTCGGAAAATGCCGAAGTGCTGGTATCAAAGTTATCATGGTCACTGGTGACCATCCTATTACTGCTAAGGCTATTGCTAAAGGTGTTGGTATTATATCAGAAGGAAGCAAAACAGTGGAAGATCTCGCCGCAGAGCAAGGGGTCGCTGTAGATCAAGTTAATCCAAG agATGCAAAAGCAGCTGTCATCCATGGAAGTGACTTGAGAGACATGACTCCGGCTCAAATTGATGAAATCCTCCGCAATCACTCTGAAATTGTTTTTGCCCGTACCTCCCCACAACAAAAACTGATCATTGTAGAAGGCTGCCAGCGTCAGGGTCAAATTGTGGCAGTCACAGGGGATGGTGTAAATGATTCTCCAGCTTTGAAGAAAGCTGATATTG GTGTTGCAATGGGAATTGCTGGCAGTGATGTGAGCAAACAAGCTGCTGATATGATCCTGTTGGATGACAATTTTGCCTCCATTGTCACTGGTGTTGAAGAAG gTCGTTTGATCTTTGATAATCTGAAAAAATCAATAGCATACACCTTAACATCGAACATTCCTGAAATCAGTCCcttcttattctttattctcCTTGACATTCCTCTACCTCTTGGAACAATTACTATCTTATGTATTGATTTGGGCACTGACATGGTGCCAGCTATTTCTCTGGCCTATGAACAAGCTGAAAGTGATATCATGAAGCGACAACCTCGTGACCCTGTCAATGATAAACTCGTCAATGAAAG aTTGATTAGTATGGCCTATGGTCAAATTGGTATGATTCAAGCATCTGCTGGGTTCTTTACTTATTTTGTCATTATGGCAGAAAATGGCTTTTGGATGTCTAGATTGTTAGGCCTCCGTAAAAACTGGGATTCTATGGGCGTCAATGACTTAGAAGATTCATATGGGCAAGAATGGGTAGGTACTTCTTTTTAA
- the LOC106880261 gene encoding sodium/potassium-transporting ATPase subunit alpha isoform X1 — protein MSEGDKKPIVVTNNQAPRAESYRYAVTPGGQEKKKGKKKGEDLDELKQELDMDEHKVSIEELYQRLGTDPTRGLSPERAKEILLRDGPNCLTPPKTTPEWVKFCKTLFGGFSMLLWIGAILCFIAYGIQAGTYDDPPGDNLYLGIVLTAVVVVTGIFSYYQEAKSSRIMDSFKNMVPQYAVVLRNGEKLNVHAEDLVVGDVVDVKFGDRVPADIRVISAHSFKVDNSSLTGESEPQSRSAEFTNENPLETKNLAFFSTNAVEGTCLGLVIKTGDKTVMGRIANLASGLEVGETPIAKEIAHFIHLITGVAVFLGVTFFVIAFILGYFWLDAVIFLIGIIVANVPEGLLATVTVCLTLTAKRMARKNCLVKNLEAVETLGSTSTICSDKTGTLTQNRMTVAHMWYGGKIVEADTSEDQSNATYNKDNVDWKALSRIAMLCNRAEFKAGQDGVPVLKRECNGDASESALLKCVELSIGGVPEYRRRNKKVVEIPFNSTNKYQVSIHNNEDPNDPCYFLVMKGAPERIMERCTVALVNGKEMTIDESFKNDFNTAYMELGGLGERVLGFCDYTLPTESFPPGFQFDGDEVNFPLTGLRFVGLMSMIDPPRAAVPDAVGKCRSAGIKVIMVTGDHPITAKAIAKGVGIISEGSKTVEDLAAEQGVAVDQVNPRDAKAAVIHGSDLRDMTPAQIDEILRNHSEIVFARTSPQQKLIIVEGCQRQGQIVAVTGDGVNDSPALKKADIGVAMGIAGSDVSKQAADMILLDDNFASIVTGVEEGRLIFDNLKKSIAYTLTSNIPEISPFLFFILLDIPLPLGTITILCIDLGTDMVPAISLAYEQAESDIMKRQPRDPVNDKLVNERLISMAYGQIGMIQASAGFFTYFVIMAENGFWMSRLLGLRKNWDSMGVNDLEDSYGQEWVGTSF, from the exons ATGTCTGAAGGAGACAAAAAACCCATAGTGGTCACTAACAACCAG GCTCCTCGGGCTGAGAGCTACCGATATGCTGTCACGCCAGGAGGccaggagaagaagaaggggaagaagaagggtGAGGACCTCGATGAACTTAAACAGGAATTGGATATG gaTGAACATAAAGTATCCATCGAGGAACTCTACCAAAGGTTAGGAACAGACCCAACTCGA GGTCTCAGTCCAGAACGGGCTAAAGAAATTCTCTTGCGTGATGGACCGAATTGCCTTACCCCACCAAAAACTACGCCAGAATGGGTCAAGTTTTGCAAAACACTATTTGGTGGTTTTTCAATGTTGCTGTGGATTGGagctattttatgttttattgccTATGGTATTCAAGCAGGGACTTATGATGATCCACCCGGCGATAAT TTATACCTAGGTATTGTGCTGACTGCTGTAGTAGTTGTCACAGGCATATTTTCCTACTACCAAGAGGCTAAAAGTTCTAGAATTATGGACTCCTTCAAAAACATGGTGCCGCAA TATGCTGTTGTTTTAAGAAATGGAGAAAAGTTAAATGTACATGCTGAGGACCTCGTAGTTGGAGACGTGGTAGATGTGAAATTTGGGGATCGTGTTCCAGCTGATATTCGTGTTATTAGTGCTCACAGTTTTAAG GTAGACAACTCATCACTTACTGGAGAATCTGAACCTCAGTCAAGGTCAGCTGAATTCACTAACGAGAATCCATTAGAAACAAAGAATTTAGCTTTCTTCTCAACCAACGCTGTAGAGg gtacCTGTTTAGGATTGGTTATTAAGACTGGTGACAAAACTGTGATGGGCCGTATTGCTAACTTGGCCTCTGGTTTGGAGGTTGGAGAAACTCCCATTGCTAAAGAAATTGCTCACTTCATTCATTTAATTACTGGTGTGGCTGTGTTTCTTGGTGTGACTTTCTTCGTCATCGCTTTCATTCTCGGATATTTCTGGCTAGATGCCGTCATTTTCTTAATTGGTATCATTGTAGCCAATGTACCAGAAGGCTTGTTAGCAACTGTAACC GTATGCCTCACTTTAACAGCTAAACGTATGGCAAGGAAGAATTGCTTAGTGAAAAACTTGGAAGCTGTTGAAACTCTTGGCTCCACTTCCACCATTTGTTCAGATAAAACCGGAACTCTTACACAAAACCGAATGACTGTAGCTCACATGTGGTATGGTGGTAAAATCGTTGAAGCTGATACCAGTGAAGATCAGTCAA ATGCAACTTACAATAAAGACAATGTTGACTGGAAAGCTCTCTCTAGAATTGCCATGTTATGCAATCGTGCTGAATTTAAAGCTGGTCAAGATGGTGTTCCAGTCTTGAAAAG agAATGCAATGGAGATGCTTCTGAATCGGCCCTTCTCAAATGCGTAGAGTTATCTATTGGTGGTGTCCCTGAGTATCGTAGACGTAACAAGAAAGTCGTAGAAATTCCTTTCAATTCTACAAATAAATATCAG gtatcTATTCATAATAATGAGGACCCCAATGACCCCTGTTATTTCCTGGTGATGAAGGGTGCTCCAGAAAGAATCATGGAACGTTGTACAGTGGCTTTAGTCAATGGAAAAGAAATGACAATTGACGAAAGTTTCAAGAATGATTTCAACACCGCTTATATGGAGCTCGGTGGTCTTGGAGAGCGTGTACTAG GTTTCTGTGATTATACTCTTCCAACGGAATCATTCCCTCCTGGATTCCAGTTTGATGGAGATGAAGTTAATTTTCCTCTTACTGGCCTTCGATTCGTTGGTTTGATGTCTATGATAGATCCACCCAGAGCTGCTGTACCTGATGCTGTCGGAAAATGCCGAAGTGCTGGTATCAAAGTTATCATGGTCACTGGTGACCATCCTATTACTGCTAAGGCTATTGCTAAAGGTGTTGGTATTATATCAGAAGGAAGCAAAACAGTGGAAGATCTCGCCGCAGAGCAAGGGGTCGCTGTAGATCAAGTTAATCCAAG agATGCAAAAGCAGCTGTCATCCATGGAAGTGACTTGAGAGACATGACTCCGGCTCAAATTGATGAAATCCTCCGCAATCACTCTGAAATTGTTTTTGCCCGTACCTCCCCACAACAAAAACTGATCATTGTAGAAGGCTGCCAGCGTCAGGGTCAAATTGTGGCAGTCACAGGGGATGGTGTAAATGATTCTCCAGCTTTGAAGAAAGCTGATATTG GTGTTGCAATGGGAATTGCTGGCAGTGATGTGAGCAAACAAGCTGCTGATATGATCCTGTTGGATGACAATTTTGCCTCCATTGTCACTGGTGTTGAAGAAG gTCGTTTGATCTTTGATAATCTGAAAAAATCAATAGCATACACCTTAACATCGAACATTCCTGAAATCAGTCCcttcttattctttattctcCTTGACATTCCTCTACCTCTTGGAACAATTACTATCTTATGTATTGATTTGGGCACTGACATGGTGCCAGCTATTTCTCTGGCCTATGAACAAGCTGAAAGTGATATCATGAAGCGACAACCTCGTGACCCTGTCAATGATAAACTCGTCAATGAAAG aTTGATTAGTATGGCCTATGGTCAAATTGGTATGATTCAAGCATCTGCTGGGTTCTTTACTTATTTTGTCATTATGGCAGAAAATGGCTTTTGGATGTCTAGATTGTTAGGCCTCCGTAAAAACTGGGATTCTATGGGCGTCAATGACTTAGAAGATTCATATGGGCAAGAATGGGTAGGTACTTCTTTTTAA